A region of Nitrospinota bacterium DNA encodes the following proteins:
- a CDS encoding class II aldolase/adducin family protein, whose protein sequence is MKTESEYRKDIVEVCKRIHGRGWISSTDGNVSVRLGRDRILITPTAIHKGYMTERDLIITDMEGKLIAGSRKPSSEICLHLTCYRERPDVNAVVHAHPTMCVALSLAGVSLAKCLLPEVIFTLGSIPTAEYAPPTTEKVAESVKKYIKEFDAVILERHGSVTVGADVFSAYNTLERMEHVAEMTYYARQIGNVKPLSEQQIAHLQSIGDKQGWPRKKLLEQACNNCNACGKHNNSGSCGGHAQNEQAVQAAAPSADYIEKLIVEEVRAALKRN, encoded by the coding sequence ATGAAGACCGAATCCGAATACAGAAAAGACATAGTTGAAGTTTGCAAACGCATCCACGGGCGCGGCTGGATATCCAGCACCGACGGCAACGTCTCCGTAAGGCTGGGGCGTGACCGCATACTGATAACCCCCACCGCCATCCACAAAGGTTACATGACCGAGCGGGATTTGATTATCACCGACATGGAGGGAAAACTTATCGCCGGTAGCCGGAAACCCTCCAGCGAGATTTGCCTGCACCTCACCTGTTACAGGGAACGGCCCGACGTGAACGCTGTGGTGCACGCCCATCCCACCATGTGCGTGGCGCTCTCTTTAGCCGGTGTATCGCTGGCAAAATGCCTTTTGCCGGAGGTGATTTTTACCCTGGGATCCATCCCCACGGCGGAATACGCCCCGCCCACCACCGAGAAAGTGGCCGAGTCCGTAAAGAAATACATAAAGGAATTCGACGCGGTGATACTGGAGCGCCACGGCTCCGTAACCGTGGGGGCCGACGTGTTTTCAGCCTACAACACGCTGGAACGGATGGAGCATGTGGCGGAGATGACCTATTATGCCCGGCAGATAGGAAACGTAAAACCGCTGTCGGAACAGCAGATAGCCCATCTCCAGTCCATCGGCGACAAACAGGGCTGGCCCCGGAAAAAACTTTTGGAACAGGCCTGCAACAACTGCAACGCCTGCGGCAAGCACAACAATAGCGGCTCTTGCGGCGGTCACGCGCAAAATGAGCAGGCGGTGCAAGCGGCGGCGCCATCGGCGGATTACATAGAAAAACTCATTGTAGAAGAAGTGCGGGCCGCGCTGAAACGGAACTGA